The following proteins come from a genomic window of Corynebacterium crudilactis:
- a CDS encoding ATP-dependent DNA helicase RecG — protein MLGWHDERLLKDILPAKEATAIKKALGYTTAEELLRHNVRKYSHHGSGVGIGDANEGDLVTMVGQVAFAKQSYTQSGKLLYKVTVLTETERIGISFFGAKHIPRILPEGTRALFTGKVKFFRNEPQLSHPEFIVIPDPGSGKKLTTTGGMKSLAAYGDVEEVALRLVDREYIPIYSGTASMTTWRIMAAVQRVLETMPVIKEPLRVVPKGMPSFDEAIRGIHDPGNQPPSTFINRLKYNEALSLATVMAIRRADTKNRKAPPMPRALNGHQHMLIDALNFQLTAGQKQVIREISADIEQRAPMSRLLQGEVGSGKTIVSLIAMLQAIDSGRQCAMLAPTEVLATQHARSLSKTLRDAGLDINVVLLTGSMPTAVKREALLEIIAGDADIVVGTHALIQDAVEFFDLGLVVVDEQHRFGVEQRDRLRTKGREGLTPHLLVMTATPIPRTIAMTVFGDLAVSTLKELPGGRRPIQTSVIPDYKTGWVKRGWERIGEEVLAGRQAYVVCPRIEGEGGVLEIHAYLEDQVFPGLNVGMLHGRMDTELKDAVMQEFAQGDIDILVATTVIEVGIDVANATVMLIREAERFGVSQIHQLRGRVGRGNHDSLCLLHTTFEEGSPQGQRLAAISTTTDGFQLSELDLLVRQEGDVLGTRQSGSDTKLRHLSFISDQKIIEQALIDAAELVAASRSRALELVSDIAMINQEYLEKS, from the coding sequence ATGTTGGGTTGGCATGATGAGCGTTTGCTCAAAGATATCCTTCCGGCAAAGGAAGCCACAGCGATTAAAAAGGCGTTGGGGTACACCACTGCGGAAGAATTGCTTCGCCATAATGTGCGCAAATATTCCCACCACGGCTCCGGCGTTGGCATAGGCGATGCCAATGAAGGCGATCTTGTCACCATGGTTGGCCAGGTCGCTTTTGCCAAACAGTCCTATACCCAATCCGGAAAACTCCTGTACAAGGTCACAGTATTAACGGAGACAGAACGCATCGGCATTTCTTTCTTTGGCGCAAAGCATATTCCGCGGATCCTCCCAGAGGGTACCCGTGCGTTGTTTACCGGCAAGGTGAAGTTTTTCCGCAATGAGCCGCAGCTCTCGCATCCAGAGTTCATTGTTATTCCAGATCCAGGCTCCGGGAAGAAGCTCACCACTACTGGTGGCATGAAATCTTTGGCGGCATATGGCGATGTGGAAGAAGTTGCGCTGCGGTTAGTAGATCGCGAATACATTCCGATCTATTCGGGCACGGCATCGATGACCACATGGCGGATTATGGCGGCGGTCCAACGTGTGTTGGAAACCATGCCGGTGATCAAAGAACCGCTTCGTGTGGTGCCCAAGGGGATGCCGAGTTTTGATGAAGCAATCCGCGGCATTCATGATCCAGGAAATCAGCCACCCAGCACGTTTATTAATCGCCTGAAATACAATGAGGCGCTGTCACTGGCTACCGTGATGGCGATTCGGCGTGCCGATACGAAAAACCGCAAAGCGCCACCGATGCCACGAGCACTCAACGGGCATCAACATATGCTCATTGATGCGCTTAATTTCCAGCTCACCGCAGGACAAAAGCAGGTTATTCGTGAGATCAGCGCGGATATTGAACAACGTGCCCCGATGTCTCGGTTGCTTCAAGGTGAGGTGGGTTCTGGTAAAACCATCGTGTCATTGATTGCGATGTTGCAGGCTATTGATTCTGGCCGGCAATGTGCGATGCTGGCGCCTACGGAAGTGTTGGCTACTCAGCATGCACGCAGCCTGTCCAAAACGCTGCGCGATGCAGGCCTAGATATCAACGTTGTGCTCTTGACTGGCTCGATGCCCACCGCGGTGAAAAGGGAAGCACTCCTGGAAATTATCGCCGGTGACGCCGATATCGTGGTGGGCACGCATGCGCTTATTCAAGATGCTGTGGAGTTCTTTGACCTTGGACTGGTGGTGGTTGATGAGCAGCACCGTTTCGGCGTGGAACAGCGCGATCGTCTGCGCACCAAAGGTAGGGAAGGCCTCACCCCGCATCTCTTGGTCATGACAGCGACCCCCATTCCGCGCACCATCGCCATGACCGTATTCGGCGATCTGGCAGTGTCCACATTGAAAGAACTCCCCGGTGGGCGCCGCCCCATCCAAACCTCGGTGATCCCTGATTATAAAACCGGCTGGGTCAAGCGCGGCTGGGAGCGCATTGGAGAAGAAGTCCTTGCCGGACGCCAGGCCTATGTGGTGTGCCCGCGCATCGAAGGCGAGGGCGGCGTGTTAGAAATCCACGCATATCTAGAAGATCAAGTATTCCCAGGCCTCAACGTGGGCATGCTGCACGGACGCATGGATACTGAACTCAAAGATGCCGTCATGCAGGAATTTGCTCAAGGCGATATCGATATTTTGGTAGCCACCACTGTCATCGAAGTTGGTATCGACGTTGCCAACGCCACCGTCATGCTCATCCGTGAGGCCGAACGCTTTGGCGTCTCGCAGATTCACCAGCTGCGCGGACGTGTTGGCCGTGGCAATCATGATTCCCTTTGTCTGCTGCACACCACCTTCGAGGAGGGCTCCCCACAGGGGCAGCGTTTGGCTGCAATTTCCACCACAACAGACGGTTTTCAACTCTCTGAGCTTGATTTATTGGTGCGCCAAGAGGGAGATGTCTTAGGAACACGACAATCCGGCAGCGATACTAAACTGCGCCACCTCTCCTTCATCAGTGATCAAAAAATCATTGAACAAGCACTTATCGACGCCGCCGAGCTGGTTGCCGCTAGCCGCAGCAGGGCGCTTGAGTTGGTCAGCGATATCGCCATGATCAACCAGGAGTACCTGGAAAAGAGTTGA